A single genomic interval of Gossypium raimondii isolate GPD5lz chromosome 11, ASM2569854v1, whole genome shotgun sequence harbors:
- the LOC105800993 gene encoding eukaryotic translation initiation factor 3 subunit E, whose protein sequence is MSLGTWSIGESRLSPSQSFEDAAAPLVTFLQNANAVQELRADKQYNLQMLNDRYQIGPDQIEALYQYAKFQFECGNYSGAADYQYQYRALCTNSERSLSALWGKLAAEILMQNWDIALEELNRLKEIIDSKSFLSPLNQVQSRIWLMHWSLFIFFNHDNGRTQIIDLFNQDKYVTLTTKLKGRSR, encoded by the exons ATGTCCCTCGGGACATGGTCGATAGGAGAGTCGAGGTTGTCGCCGTCTCAAAGCTTTGAAGATGCCGCCGCTCCTCTCGTCACTTTCTTGCAAAACGCTAACGCTGTTCAGGAACTGCGTGCTGATAAACAGTATAATCTCCAGATGCTTAATGACCGCTACCAG attGGTCCAGATCAAATAGAGGCATTATATCAGTATGCAAAATTCCAATTTGAGTGTGGCAACTACTCTGGTGCTGCTGACTATCAGTATCAGTATCGGGCTTTATGTACTAACAGCGAAAGGAGCTTGAGTGCATTGTGGGGGAAGCTTGCTGCCGAGATACTGATGCAAAACTGGGATATTGCTCTTGAAGAACTTAATCGTTTGAAAGAAATAATCGATTCCAAG AGCTTCTTATCACCTTTGAACCAAGTTCAGAGTAGAATATGGCTTATGCATTGGAGcctcttcatctttttcaacCATGACAATGGAAGAACACAGATCATTGACCTATTTAATCAAGACAAATATGTCACTTTAACAACTAAACTTAAG GGAAGAAGTAGATGA